NNNNNNNNNNNNNNNNNNNNNNNNNNNNNNNNNNNNNNNNNNNNNNNNNNNNNNNNNNNNNNNNNNNNNNNNNNNNNNNNNNNNNNNNNNNNNNNNNNNNNNNNNNNNNNNNNNNNNNNNNNNNNNNNNNNNNNNNNNNNNNNNNNNNNNNNNNNNNNNNNNNNNNNNNNNNNNNNNNNNNNNNNNNNNNNNNNNNNNNNNNNNNNNNNNNNNNNNNNNNNNNNNNNNNNNNNNNNNNNNNNNNNNNNNNNNNNNNNNNNNNNNNNNNNNNNNNNNNNNNNNNNNNNNNNNNNNNNNNNNNNNNNNNNNNNNNNNNNNNNNNNNNNNNNNNNNNNNNNNNNNNNNNNNNNNNNNNNNNNNNNNNNNNNNNNNNNNNNNNNNNNNNNNNNNNNNNNNNNNNNNNNNNNNNNNNNNNNNNNNNNNNNNNNNTGTCACCTTGACGTGGTGGAAGTCATCAGTTCGAGCCTGATTATCCCTAAAACCAATGTGAGTTTTTCTATTTTGGCTTGCCCCCCCCGCCGTGATCGAATGAGAATGGATAAGAGGCTCGTGGGATTGACGTGAGGGGATAGGGATAGCTATATTTCTGGGAGCGAACTCCAGGCGAATATGAAGCGCATGGATACAAGTTATGCCTTGGAATGAAAGACAATTCCGAAATCGCTTTGTCTACGAACAAGGAAGCTATAAGTAATGCAACTATGAATCTCATGGAGAGTTCGATCCTGGCTCAGGATGAACGCTGGCGGCATGCTTAACACATGCAAGTCGGACGGGAAGTGGTGTTTCCAGTGGCGGACGGGTGAGTAACGCGTAAGAACCTGCCCTTGGGAAGGGAACAACAGCTGGAAACGGCTGCTAATACCCCGTAGGCTGAGGAGCAAAAGGAGGAATCCGCCCGAGGAGGGGCTCGCGTCTGATTAGCTAGTTGGTGAGGCAATAGCTTACCAAGGCGATGATCAGTAGCTGGTCCGAGAGGATGATCAGCCACACTGGGACTGAGACACGGCCCAGACTCCTACGGGAGGCAGCAGTGGGGAATTTTCCGCAATGGGCGACAAAAGGTACACTTTTCCATATATTGCAATAGCTATAATTGTTCCTTCCGCATTTAACACACAAGTTCACAATATCTGTCCTATTTGCaatcaagaagaggaaactgttcttcatcttctctttaacTGCCAGTTCGCAAGGTCTGTGTATCAAGCCAGTCCAATTTTTATAGAGATTTGTGATGGAATGTCTCCTATGAGTATTGTTCAAGGTTGGTTATCTCATCCAGATCAAGGAATTATGTTAAACTTGGGTGCTTGCTTCATATGGAATATATGGAAAGTTTGGAATGATGTCATCTTCAATAATGTCCAAACTTCAGTGCAAAAATGTGTGAGTAATTCTCTACAAGACTTTAAGATGTTTGATTTACATCATGCCTTCAACTTTTGCTCAAGTTTAAATATCAGTCAATCCAATGTAGCAATCTGGGAACGTCCTCCGTCTCTATTCGTAAAAATAAATATTGGTGCAGCATTTCATAATGGGAGAAGTGCAGTGGCAGCAGTGGCTATGGACTCTTTTGGGTCGTTCCTAGGATGTGGTGctgtttttttttattcctttTCATCCACGGCAGCAGAAGGAAAAGCTTACAGATTTGGTATTCAATTGGCTAGCAGATTACAAGTTACCAAGATTATAGTGGAGGGTGATGCTCCTGACATACCTAAAGCTATTGTGGGAAACACAGAGGAAATACCATGGTGTATTAAATATACGGTCATGTCAATTAGAGACTGTGCGAAGGACTTTATTGAAGTTCGGTTCACGGCGATTCCTAGAGACGCCAATTCTATTGCTCATGATTTAGTTCAATGTGCAATTTCTAATAATGTAAACAGATGGTGGGCTTATAATGAGCCACCAAGTTGTATTTCAAACTCTCTCGGGTTTTCTGAGAGCTGATTTTAATATATATTCTATTTcctccaaaaaataaataatgcctCAGATAGTACCAATCATTTTCAATGAGGACTTTGGTGGTTGTGGAGCACATGAAGACATTAGAAGCATGCATACCTTGCATACCATACATTTAGGAAAACTGATTAGCCCAATGGTGCAACATGGGAATTAAAGTACGTTTATATGAGATGAAACGCAAAACTAACAGGGTATTTCCGTTTTGAGCAAAGCAGCTGGGAGattgttttattattataaaTATCCAAAATTTCAATTGATGCTTTCCCTTTCTTGGTTGGAGCTGTTATATGGTGTCGTGGTGTTGATTCCAAGCATCTGAAAAtaccaaaacaatcaaaatataAGAGATTTAATAATGGCAAAACACTATATTAATGTCTTTTGATGATGGTATGTGGGTAAATTGTGTATACCTAAATTCTTAACTGCGATCTCGCGCATTCTACTAGATTTCCCACCGGCCCTTTGAAGCAGTTGGATGTTGGTGATGGTTTTTAGGAAGCCAACCATATCTGCGAAGAAAGGTTATGAAGGTTGGGAAATCATAACCGTAAACAACACATCACTTGCAATCTTTCTTGTACCTGTAAACTTGAACTGCATTTTCAGTATCCTTGCTGGTAATTTTACTGGATGTATTTAATAAAAAATACGTTCTCCTTATCTTTATATATTATAGAATGTCATGTTAGGCACTTTTCAGGATTTTATGGGTACATGAGTCGGGATGTCTTGGGTTTTGACGGTTGTATGGTTTGTTATCCAGCCTCTGGTTTGTTGTATAGATGTTTCGACTGATGGTCTCTGCCTATAACTTCTAACGGCTAGGTATGTTGTTCTACCAAACATTTTTTGTGTTGTTGGAGCTTTGAAATGGAAATCTTCAAAATTTATTAGTTGGGGAACTAAGGAAATAACACACATCTAACTATCTATTTAATAACTTATTAGAGGCAACCGTTATAAATGAAATATAACGATCTCAGTATGGCCAGGAACATTACATTGGACAAATTGGAATTAGTTGTGTTTCAATATTTTGGGGACTCAAAACTGTTAATAACATTGGAAACAACATAGGTGTAATAAAAGTTACCTGTAAGGTGTATGTTCTGAAGGTTCAATTCGAGGGCTTCGAACTCAGTATAACATAATTTGTAGGGAATAATGGTTATCGGTCCCAACCTTTAACGTAAATTTGTCAATCTGAACACTCTAACAGTCAAAATAAAATAGGGGTTCATCATAAAAGGTAAAGCATATATACGGAACTATAAAAAATTTTGTCAAACTAACCATTAACtggaaaaaaaggaaaatattAAGGTAAATACCAACCTATCATACATGACTACAACAGCTGGTAAGTCAATATTGGGGTATACTCTTGTAAGATTGGTGGAGGATAGGGCATAAATTGCCTCCTGTTACCTACATGAGCGAAAGATGTTTAAGGGGAAAAATCATTTAATCGAACAACAAATGTGATGAGAGACTTCATTAGTACCTGCATGTCAACAATAACCATTTCCACATTGGTAAAGCCGTTAGCGGCCATAAAGTCATACTTTTGCCATTTCCTTATCATTATAACTTTAACAGCAAAGGCCTTTCTTAGTAGCCAGGAGCAAGAGCGAGGTCGGAAACGAGATTCATTAAATTCTCAAAAAATGAAATTCGAGGAGCGTGTCAGGGACGTAAATTAGGTTTTATAGAGACATTATTATACCGCTAACATCTCTACCAGATCATTCATTTTTTATTTACATTTTGTCTCTTGCAGCATTCTGAAGTAGTTTTGTGATTTATATCCTATAAACTTGGTGAAGATATGCAAGGAAAAATGTTGGGCTTGGACTCTAACTTAGCCCAGAGTAAAAGATAAGACTTTTCTAATTAAAAATGACCGAAACAAAATTCTTATCAATAGAACCTTAGGGTTTCGACTTTCAATAccatattatttttcttctccCAGCCGTCTTCTTCCCTTTATTCTGTCGTATTTTTTTTCCTGCTTtctttttcttccctttctttctCTCTGCTTCGTTTTCCCTTTCTTTTCTCTACTTTCCAGTATAATTGTATTAAAATGTTTCACACTTGATGGGATCGCATTTCTCTCCCGTTAGAAGCGTGCTCTGATCACGAATATCTGTGAGGAGCGTAAAATCGCGATTCCCAATAAGATTCGTGATGTGCTTACACGTTCCTGGCTACTAAGGGGCCTTTAACCCCCTAAACTGTCCGGTGAGGCAGATGAACTACTTTTTTACCATGTGTGTCACTTAGGGTGTCATATCGAGTGGTTTGGTACAAAGATACGTTCAATAAACAAAACACAAACAATTTAACACAAATTAGAATTCTTTAAATGGAAGGTATGCATGGGCATACAAATCCTTGAAGCATATTAAACTAACAAACAGACAAAGATTGATGCCTTTCGGTGTCTTCTTTAACTATCCAAGGATCTAAAATCAGATATACCATTTTGGAAAACAATGAACAGAAGCAACGATACATCTCACTAATGAACCTAACTTGATAGACTATGATTTTTGAAGAGTAAAAATTCCTTTTGAATGAATCATTTTGTCAAACACGTAAACAACAACACAGTttcctccaatgtgttggctatGGTGGTAAACCAAAATATCATGTATCAATCTACAACAACAAAAGCCTAAAAATGAATGATATAAAGATTACGCTGACTTCAATTTCTGATGAACACAAACACCCTCTTCTTAATTGTTTTTATTAATCggataaaaaactaaaaaataaccAGCAAGAACCAAAATCACAACAGTGTAtgtatcaaaacaaaaaaatcacaaCGGTGAGAGTCAAAACATGAATCAACCAGATCGAATATTGATGGACTACATGATTATAATGAGTACCCATgtatacaacttttggatttaCAATATGTAACAAATAAAGGGAAAAACTATAAGAACAAAATATCTCAGAGGATGAACATACCTCTCGAAGTCGGGTGATGTTGTGACTTGTGAGCCtcaaatttcataagaaaatatacacaaaaaagaaaataaatgcaTTTTTCAAAGCATTTTGATTTAACGGTCAAAAACAATCTCATTCATCACAAAATGATTGAGCAGGTTTTATCGCTAGTGAAAAgactagggtacccaaatacaccacaacctTTCAAATATCAACCTACAAGTCCGATGCATACTTACCAATTTTCTGTTTAAGTTGGGAAACGTGAAACACAAGGTAAATACGAGAACCAATCGGTAAATTTAATTTGTAAGTGATAACACCAATTTTCTTCGGAACCTCAAAAGGATCATTGTATTTGGATGAGAGCTTGAAGTCATGTCGAATTTCTACAGATGACTGTCGATAAAACTACAGTTTTAAGTATATCGCCAAATCACCCAATTTCAGAGGAACGATCTAACCTCTTTTTATCATCAAAGTACTTCATTATAGCTTGAGCTTTGGAGATTGGAGCATATGATCTCTCTCGTGTAAGTAGTCCTCCATAGTAGCCACATAAGTCGTagcttgcaagggaaaatttaGATGAGGAGGCATATAACCATCAAGAGCTTGAAATGGAAACATCTTGAGGTTGGTATGGTTATTGGTGTTGAACCAACATTCATCCAAGGGTAACCAATGAAACCATTGCTTAGGTCCACTGCTAATCATACATCGAAGGTATTGTTTAAGTCAAGAATTAGTTCTCTCCGTCTGACCATatgtttgtgggtgatacgagGTGCTAAACTTCCCAAAGACTTAAACAAATATTGAAAAATGATTAATAAAATATCATCCCTATCGCAAACAATTGAACATGGTAGACCATGCAATTTTAAAATGTTAGATATAAATTCTTTGACTATAAAGATGGTCGTATAAGGGTGAGATAAAAGAATGAAATGATTATACTTGGTTAGTTGATCTAAAACAACAAGTATGTAGTTTATCTTGCTTTACATTGGTAATCCATCAATAAAATCTAAGGGTATGTGTTGCCAAGCTATGTCAGGTATCAGAAGGGGTTGTAGCATGCCAACTGGGTGAGAAGAATCTCCTTTATTTGTTTTACATGCATCAAAGGTGGATACAAAAGTGAATATATATTTTTTCAAGTGAGGCCAATAAGAATACTTTTTTTTCTCGATGATAAGTATCTAACATGCCTGAATAACCACTTATAGTCGATGAATGAACAAAGTGAAATATAGAAGATCTTGTTAGATGAACCAATGTAAAGCCTCCCTTTGAATCCGAGAATGTCGTTCTGGTAAGTAAGGTGTTTGTGGTTGTTTTCCAGCATCTGTTGAGTAATGTGTTGGTGACCCATGATATCcttatgttgatggtggattttagttcagggctaaaattgtaaaaccaatctTTAATGttttgacatcctgcaaagggtaaagtcgtttgatgagtgatgaatacttcttcgctttatttaatcgaagcaattcgataaatatgcaaaattcacccagaatggtgcatgtagcaacaatcccaaatatcctgtgtatttatagcattattaattaatgcatgagttgccctgtatttcctgtgttgttctcaacaggactctcattattggtgcggcatgacgactgagtgtttactctcagcagagtaacacgaatctccaagtgtcaatagtgaggcatgcatgaaatacccccAGGCCATAACATTCTCTAACCAAGAGAACCCTGTGTCGGTGcacttatattagcccgatcgagcatgtttaattccatATGGGAAATCTGGAcagtccatgtcagtctcagaaacaatcacgaccacgcaagttggccacacaatttaacaagcctagacgaaccctagcaggagcaggctatcaccgtgatgaccaccagcgggacTATTTGTCCCCTAGCTGGACGAACATTACACTTTACTTCCCAGTGTGCCAAAAAGCCAGCCCTAAAGTAGGGTGGCCGCAcagctttggaagaagctcgaacgagcaagattgcttaagacagtctcaaaacgatcatgaccgtccaacttcgctagcctgattggacggcttagatcgcaccatgaaagatggaggaggcgccAACACACACATTACtgggcccactcctcacccacttgatcggttttctcacgacctaaccttagagcaatgaacgcttgctcgaagtgaggCTGGCGTAATGATTAAAGGGTCGTGGAAactccactagtgtcttaaatcgatcacaaccatccaacttcgcaagaatacttggatggcttagatcgcgcctaggaccgtcAGGGAGGTGTACATATGCTCAATGCCAGCCCAATGTGGGGCCCACATgatcgacctctccaaaggagaagcctAACCTGCAAAACCTATT
This genomic stretch from Papaver somniferum cultivar HN1 chromosome 5, ASM357369v1, whole genome shotgun sequence harbors:
- the LOC113278917 gene encoding uncharacterized protein LOC113278917, coding for MGDKRYTFPYIAIAIIVPSAFNTQVHNICPICNQEEETVLHLLFNCQFARSVYQASPIFIEICDGMSPMSIVQGWLSHPDQGIMLNLGACFIWNIWKVWNDVIFNNVQTSVQKCVSNSLQDFKMFDLHHAFNFCSSLNISQSNVAIWERPPSLFVKINIGAAFHNGRSAVAAVAMDSFGSFLGCGAVFFYSFSSTAAEGKAYRFGIQLASRLQVTKIIVEGDAPDIPKAIVGNTEEIPWCIKYTVMSIRDCAKDFIEVRFTAIPRDANSIAHDLVQCAISNNVNRWWAYNEPPSCISNSLGFSES